The following are from one region of the Actinoplanes sp. L3-i22 genome:
- a CDS encoding DUF6529 family protein, translated as MGVGVAVGLGVYGRLHHPSNVSLFGSLGQPVVIKVTLTSAVLVLAVVQLVSAFALYGRLPSRSWTPALHRWSGRFAVLLSLPVAVHCLYAFGFGFDSPRVLAHSVLGCLFYGAFAAKMLILGAPGAGRVWVLPLAGGLVFTALAGLWLTAVLWFFLT; from the coding sequence GTGGGCGTCGGTGTCGCGGTCGGCCTCGGCGTCTACGGGCGCCTCCATCACCCGTCGAACGTCTCCCTGTTCGGCTCGCTCGGCCAGCCCGTCGTCATCAAGGTGACCCTGACCAGCGCCGTCCTGGTCCTCGCCGTTGTCCAGCTGGTCTCGGCGTTCGCCCTCTACGGCCGCCTGCCGTCGCGCTCCTGGACGCCCGCCCTGCACCGCTGGAGCGGTCGGTTCGCCGTCCTCCTCTCCCTGCCCGTCGCGGTCCACTGCCTCTATGCGTTCGGATTCGGTTTCGACAGCCCCCGGGTCCTGGCGCATTCCGTGCTCGGTTGCCTGTTCTACGGTGCCTTCGCGGCGAAGATGCTGATCCTCGGTGCGCCCGGCGCCGGTCGTGTGTGGGTCCTGCCGCTGGCCGGCGGCCTGGTCTTCACCGCGCTGGCCGGCCTGTGGCTCACCGCCGTCCTCTGGTTCTTCCTGACCTGA
- a CDS encoding serine/threonine-protein kinase: protein MAGQEALGREYLLHEEIGRGAIAVVRRASRRSGGPPLAAKVMRPELAGDRRVRALFLREEAALRAVDHPGVVRFLDLVVEGGTLALLMEFVDGPDLRRHLADRGGRLSPAETAAIAAQVADALAAAHARGVVHLDLKPENLLVVRGTDPPEVRVTDFGVAALLMDADRGAAGGTPGYTAPEIWHGTPPTPAADVYSLGVLLVELVTGDLQGDPEALPPELSGPALSCLTPDASRRPTAQRLATYLQSLVASEILTPTHPSPSQSSSAPPPPTAPAGFPPARSDLAGAASGGADRDPQITRQTTVRGADAGSGPWAGAFAGAQPPFAGAQQPFAGAQQPFAGAQQPAATPDAPDHLGLWAGQLAGAPSTIARPPGAPSLGQPNVGQPGVGQPGLGQPGPGQPGSGQHGLGQSIVLPGPGQSAASPGLGQATARSGYGATSGYGAAAGHGWSSSPAGARETPLRPGATPPAVPSNLSKPGGGKRRWHRGPLVTLGVVVAVAAALIGVNIATAADRRADQKSAAAVGVTSAPPSPGEAGQVATLPPTEPVRTGANTTAPAPVRITLAGHVADDAGTLAISIRDQQAIAYICDGNKVEAWLKGTAKNGDLSLSGKDGSRIVGTFDTDSARGKVTVIGKTHDFTVRTVTKPSGLYRTSAKVRNAQIKGSWIVLPDGRQVGVLLQGAKAGPAPELDVANRTTTIDGTSVAVTAVDADTGTGF from the coding sequence ATGGCCGGTCAGGAAGCGCTCGGCCGTGAATACCTGCTGCACGAGGAGATCGGCCGCGGGGCGATCGCGGTCGTCCGGCGGGCCAGCCGGCGTTCCGGTGGCCCTCCGCTCGCGGCCAAGGTGATGCGGCCCGAGCTGGCCGGTGACCGGCGGGTGCGGGCACTGTTCCTGCGGGAGGAAGCCGCGCTCCGGGCCGTCGACCATCCCGGCGTCGTGCGTTTCCTCGATCTCGTCGTCGAGGGCGGCACCCTGGCCCTGCTGATGGAGTTCGTGGACGGTCCGGATCTGCGCCGCCACCTCGCCGACCGCGGCGGCCGGCTGAGCCCGGCCGAGACCGCGGCGATCGCGGCCCAGGTGGCGGACGCGCTGGCGGCCGCGCACGCGCGCGGCGTCGTCCATCTGGACCTCAAACCCGAAAACCTTCTTGTCGTACGGGGTACCGACCCGCCCGAGGTCCGGGTGACCGACTTCGGGGTCGCGGCCCTGCTGATGGACGCCGACCGTGGCGCCGCCGGGGGCACGCCCGGCTACACCGCCCCGGAGATCTGGCACGGCACCCCGCCCACCCCGGCCGCGGACGTGTACTCCCTCGGCGTCCTGCTCGTCGAGCTGGTCACCGGCGACCTCCAGGGCGACCCGGAGGCCCTCCCGCCAGAGTTGTCCGGCCCGGCCCTGTCCTGCCTGACCCCGGACGCCAGCCGCCGCCCGACGGCCCAGCGACTCGCCACCTACCTGCAAAGCCTGGTCGCCTCCGAAATCCTCACCCCCACTCACCCCTCACCCTCCCAGTCGTCGTCCGCCCCGCCTCCGCCCACAGCCCCGGCCGGCTTCCCGCCGGCCCGATCCGACCTCGCCGGCGCGGCGAGCGGGGGAGCGGACCGGGATCCTCAGATCACCCGGCAGACCACCGTGCGCGGCGCGGACGCCGGCAGCGGCCCCTGGGCCGGCGCATTCGCTGGCGCGCAGCCACCGTTCGCTGGTGCGCAGCAACCGTTCGCGGGCGCGCAGCAACCGTTCGCGGGCGCGCAGCAACCGGCAGCCACCCCGGACGCACCCGACCACCTGGGCCTCTGGGCCGGCCAGCTCGCCGGTGCACCGTCCACCATCGCCCGCCCGCCCGGAGCACCGAGCCTCGGCCAGCCGAACGTTGGCCAGCCAGGCGTTGGTCAGCCGGGCCTTGGTCAGCCGGGCCCTGGTCAGCCGGGTTCCGGACAGCATGGCCTCGGGCAGTCGATCGTGTTGCCGGGCCCCGGGCAATCGGCCGCGTCGCCGGGTCTCGGGCAGGCGACCGCCAGGTCTGGCTACGGCGCCACGTCTGGCTACGGCGCCGCGGCCGGCCACGGCTGGAGCTCGTCGCCGGCCGGGGCGCGGGAGACGCCGCTGCGCCCTGGGGCGACACCTCCGGCCGTACCGTCGAATTTGTCTAAACCCGGCGGCGGAAAGCGGCGCTGGCACCGGGGGCCGCTGGTGACCCTCGGCGTGGTCGTCGCGGTCGCCGCCGCGCTGATCGGGGTCAACATCGCCACCGCAGCCGATCGGCGCGCCGACCAGAAGAGCGCCGCGGCGGTCGGGGTGACCAGCGCGCCACCCTCGCCCGGGGAAGCCGGCCAGGTCGCGACCCTGCCACCCACCGAGCCGGTCCGGACCGGCGCGAACACCACCGCGCCCGCCCCCGTGCGGATCACCCTGGCCGGGCACGTCGCGGACGACGCCGGCACGCTGGCGATCTCGATCCGCGATCAGCAGGCGATCGCATACATCTGTGACGGCAACAAGGTCGAGGCCTGGCTGAAGGGCACCGCCAAGAACGGTGACCTGAGCCTGTCCGGCAAGGACGGATCCCGGATCGTCGGCACGTTCGACACGGACAGCGCCCGCGGCAAGGTCACCGTCATCGGCAAGACCCACGACTTCACGGTGCGAACGGTGACGAAGCCGTCCGGTCTGTACCGGACCTCCGCCAAGGTCCGCAACGCGCAGATCAAGGGCTCCTGGATCGTCCTCCCGGACGGTCGCCAGGTCGGCGTCCTCCTCCAGGGCGCGAAGGCCGGCCCCGCCCCGGAACTGGACGTCGCCAACCGGACCACCACCATCGACGGCACCTCGGTCGCCGTGACCGCCGTCGACGCCGACACCGGCACCGGCTTTTGA